Part of the Moorella sp. E308F genome, GACGCCCTCCGTTTCGCAGGTGGGCCCGGCATGGCAAAAAATGAGAGGTGCTACCTTTCTCACCTGCTCCCTCATTTTTAAGGCCAGCTCCCGGATTTCCCACTGGGCCCGGTTACAGCAACGCAGGCGGAAAAAATTAAACAAACTGCGGGCGTTAAAGGTACAGACCAGCTTGGTTTCGCAGGCATTTGGTAACAGGTAGCGGGCATCTTCCCGGGGGACCAGCTCCTGTATTTCATGATATGCCTTTTGTAAGGCCCGCATACATTCTTGATAGCGAGCCAGAGCTTCCGGTACAGCGGCGATGCTGGGAGGGATAATGTAGGTAAAATCATCTTCGTTGACGTAGCGCTGGGATTTCTGGGAATAGGAAGCTATACGGTGCCTGACCAGCTGGTGGGAAAGGACGCGGCTGACCCCTTCTATGGCAAAGGTAAAGGTGATATGCTCCAGGGGGGATTCATGACCCAGGGATATAAGCAGGCGCAGCAGCCTTGCCACTTCGTCTTTGTCCATTTCGGCCATCAGCCTGCTTGCCCCACGGGGCGAGTAACAAAGGCGAGCAGCTGCTGCGACCAAACGCTCTGGATCCGGGGTATGGCTGATGAGTTCAACTTGCATTTTATTCCTCTCCCTGTTATACTTCCGCCAGTTCAAAAATGAGCCGGGTAAGCTCGTCCAGCCTCTGCCACTCGCCCTTCAGGTACAGGTAACCGAAGAGGCTTTCCAGGGCTGTACTGAAATGGTACTCCTCCGGGACGGCGCTGCGGGGCAGGTGCCCCGGCCGGGCATTTCGCCCCCGGCGCAGGATATCCTTTTCCACAGCCGTCAAATGGGCCTCCAGGGCCGGGACTAACCTGGCCTGGCTGGCGGCCCGGACAAAACGCACGGCTTCCCGGTGCAATTGCTCCAGCCTGGCGGGGCCGCGGCGCACCAGGTGAGTGCGGACCAGCAGTTCGTATACGGCGTCACCGACGTAGGCGAGAACCAGGGGCGAAAGGCCGGCAACAGGATCCACTGCCTCCACTCCTTAGCTTTTCTTCCAGCGGGGCCCGCGGGGGGTGTCCTCCAGGATTATTCCCAAGCCCTTGAGACGGTCGCGAATGGCGTCGGCCGTGGCCCAGTCTTTGCGCTGTCGTGCTTCCTGGCGGATACTTAAAATGATGTCCATGAGACCTTCCAGAAGGGCATCATCCACCTGCTGATGCGGCCGGCCAAAGAGACCCAGGACATTTTCGCCCAGATCCTCAAAAACTGTAGCTGCCTTGATAACAGCCCCGGTGTCCGGCCGGGCCGTCCCAGCAAAGTAACTATTGATCTCCCGGGCCAGGTCATAAAGGGCCGCCAGGGCCCGCGCCGTATTGAAGTCATCATCCAGGGCGGCCATAAATTCCTGGCGCAGTTCTTCAACCCGGCCGGCCAGGGCAGCACCCTCTTCGCTGCTGGCCGTTCCCCTACCGTCACCCGCCAGATAGCAGCGGGCCTCGTTTAAAAGACGGCGGGTGTTTTCCAGCCGTTCCAGGCCCTTCTCGGCAGCCAGGAGCCCGGCGTCGTCAAAGTCAATGGGGCTGCGGTAATGGGTTGAAAGTAAAAACAGGCGCACGGCCAGGGGCCGGAAACGGCTGGTGATGTCCCTCACAAGGAAAAAATTGCCTTTTGACTTGGACATCTTCTCCTGGTTGACGGTGATAAAGCCGTTGTGCAGCCAGAAACGAGCAAAGGGGCAGCCTGTTCCGGCTTCTGCCTGGGCAATCTCGTTCTCGTGATGGGGGAAAATGAGATCGGCGCCGCCGCCGTGGATATCGAACCCCGGCCCCAGGTATTTCAAGGCCATGGTGGAGCACTCAATATGCCAGCCGGGCCGGCCAGGCCCCCAGGGGCTATCCCAGGCCGGTTCGCCGGGGCAGGCTGCCTTCCAGAGGGCAAAATCCAGGGGGTTGCGCTTGGCGGTGTTGACTTCCACCCGGGCTCCGGCTCGCATTTCACCGGGGGTACGCCTGGACAGGCGACCATAGGCGGGGAACTTTTCTACTTCAAAGTAAACGTCGCCCCCGGCTTCATAGGCAAAACCGCGCCGTATAAGCTCCTCGATGGCGGCGATAATATCTCCTATATGCTGGCTGACCCGGGGATAAAGGGAGGCCCGCTTCACATTTAAGGCATCGGCGTCGCGGAAAAACTCCTCAATATAACGTTCAGCTAAACTTAATGCCGGTACTCCTTCTTCCCGGGCCCTGTTGATGACCTTGTCGTCGATGTCGGTGAAATTCTGGACATAAAAGACGTCATAATTCCGGTATTCCAGGTAACGCCGGAGGGCGTCAAAGACCACCAGGGGCCGGGCGTTACCCAGATGGATATAGTTATAAGTAGTTGGCCCGCAGACATACATCCGCACCCGGCCCGTCTCAGACGGAGTGAACTCTTCCTTTCGGCCCGTCAGCGTATTGTACAGGTAGATGCTCATCCTTGCTGGCCTCCAGTTCTTCGATCCTTTGTTCCAGACGCTGGATCTGGCGTTGCAGGCAGAGGAGCATTTCGGCAACCGGATCCGGCAGTTCGTCGTGGCGGAGGTCGATTTCGCTGACTTCGGCATCAGCAATTTTGCGACCGTTACGCACAACTACCTTGCCCGGTACGCCTACCACCGTGCAGTTGGCGGGTACATCACGTAAAACTACGGAACCAGCGCCTATTTTGACATTATCGCCAATAGTAATATTCCCCAGAACCTTGGCCCCGGCGCTGATGACGACGTTGTTGCCAATGGTAGGGTGGCGCTTCCCCTTTTCCTTGCCCGTACCCCCCAGGGTTACGCCCTGGTACAGGGTAACATTATTACCTATTTCCGTTGTCTCGCCGATAACCACTCCCATGCCGTGATCGATGAAAATGCCTTCCCCCAGTTTAGCCCCGGGATGGATTTCAATTCCGGTCAGGAAGCGGTTGATCTGGGAAATAAACCTTGCCAGCAGCTTCATTCCATGGCTGTAAAAGAAATGGGCGATGCGGTGGAGGAGCAGGGCATGAAAACCGGGATAACACAGGATGACCTCCAGGATGCTCCTGGCTGCCGGATCACGCTGGAAAATAACTTCAATATCCCTTCTTAGTTGCCGCCACAAAGCTAACAACCTCCTCCCTATAATATAAAAACCTTTCATC contains:
- the cysS gene encoding cysteine--tRNA ligase, which codes for MYLYNTLTGRKEEFTPSETGRVRMYVCGPTTYNYIHLGNARPLVVFDALRRYLEYRNYDVFYVQNFTDIDDKVINRAREEGVPALSLAERYIEEFFRDADALNVKRASLYPRVSQHIGDIIAAIEELIRRGFAYEAGGDVYFEVEKFPAYGRLSRRTPGEMRAGARVEVNTAKRNPLDFALWKAACPGEPAWDSPWGPGRPGWHIECSTMALKYLGPGFDIHGGGADLIFPHHENEIAQAEAGTGCPFARFWLHNGFITVNQEKMSKSKGNFFLVRDITSRFRPLAVRLFLLSTHYRSPIDFDDAGLLAAEKGLERLENTRRLLNEARCYLAGDGRGTASSEEGAALAGRVEELRQEFMAALDDDFNTARALAALYDLAREINSYFAGTARPDTGAVIKAATVFEDLGENVLGLFGRPHQQVDDALLEGLMDIILSIRQEARQRKDWATADAIRDRLKGLGIILEDTPRGPRWKKS
- the cysE gene encoding serine O-acetyltransferase, which codes for MWRQLRRDIEVIFQRDPAARSILEVILCYPGFHALLLHRIAHFFYSHGMKLLARFISQINRFLTGIEIHPGAKLGEGIFIDHGMGVVIGETTEIGNNVTLYQGVTLGGTGKEKGKRHPTIGNNVVISAGAKVLGNITIGDNVKIGAGSVVLRDVPANCTVVGVPGKVVVRNGRKIADAEVSEIDLRHDELPDPVAEMLLCLQRQIQRLEQRIEELEASKDEHLPVQYADGPKGRVHSV
- the thyX gene encoding FAD-dependent thymidylate synthase, giving the protein MQVELISHTPDPERLVAAAARLCYSPRGASRLMAEMDKDEVARLLRLLISLGHESPLEHITFTFAIEGVSRVLSHQLVRHRIASYSQKSQRYVNEDDFTYIIPPSIAAVPEALARYQECMRALQKAYHEIQELVPREDARYLLPNACETKLVCTFNARSLFNFFRLRCCNRAQWEIRELALKMREQVRKVAPLIFCHAGPTCETEGVCREGARSCGRAPVVRAREEI
- a CDS encoding Mini-ribonuclease 3 → MDPVAGLSPLVLAYVGDAVYELLVRTHLVRRGPARLEQLHREAVRFVRAASQARLVPALEAHLTAVEKDILRRGRNARPGHLPRSAVPEEYHFSTALESLFGYLYLKGEWQRLDELTRLIFELAEV